One genomic segment of Esox lucius isolate fEsoLuc1 chromosome 15, fEsoLuc1.pri, whole genome shotgun sequence includes these proteins:
- the rdh14a gene encoding retinol dehydrogenase 14a, giving the protein METPQIMYGKTIIVTGANSGIGKATTVELLRRRGRVIMACRDMIRAEQAAQEIRMETGPDSGELLLKYLDLGSLKSVQRFCENINQEEPRLDVLINNAGIYQCPYTKTEDGFEMQFGVNHLGHFLLTHLLLDLLKRSVPSRVIVVSSKLYKYGEINFDDLNSERHYDKAFAYSRSKLANLLFTCELARRLEGTGVAVNALTPGMVRTNLGRHVSIPPLAKPFWGLASRVFLKNPEDGAQTSVYLACSPDIDRAQGKYFSDCQEQKLLPKATDQEVARKLWDISEVMVGITM; this is encoded by the exons ATGGAAACCCCCCAAATCATGTATGGAAAAACAATAATAGTGACTGGTGCCAACAGTGGAATAGGGAAAGCCACAACAGTTGAACTATTGAGACGCAGGGGTCGCGTTATTATGGCTTGCAGGGACATGATAAGGGCTGAACAAGCTGCACAGGAGATACGAATGGAGACAGGTCCAGATTCGGGAGAACTCTTATTGAAATACCTGGACCTCGGATCATTAAAATCCGTGCAGCGTTTCTGCGAAAACATCAACCAG GAAGAACCCAGGTTGGACGTTCTGATCAACAATGCAGGAATCTACCAGTGTCCTTACACTAAGACAGAGGATGGGTTTGAGATGCAGTTCGGAGTGAACCACCTTGGCCACTTCCTCCTCACCCACCTCCTCCTTGATCTCCTAAAGCGCTCTGTCCCTAGCCGTGTGATTGTGGTCTCCTCGAAACTCTACAAGTACGGCGAGATAAATTTTGATGACCTGAACAGTGAACGGCACTATGACAAGGCCTTCGCCTACAGCCGAAGCAAGCTGGCCAACCTGCTCTTTACCTGTGAGCTGGCCCGCCGCCTGGAGGGGACAGGGGTGGCGGTTAACGCTTTGACCCCAGGGATGGTAAGGACCAACCTGGGAAGGCATGTCAGCATCCCGCCCCTGGCCAAGCCCTTCTGGGGTCTGGCCTCCCGGGTCTTCTTGAAGAACCCAGAGGATGGGGCGCAGACCTCGGTCTACCTGGCTTGCTCACCTGACATAGACAGGGCCCAGGGGAAGTACTTTTCAGACTGCCAGGAGCAGAAGCTGCTGCCCAAGGCTACGGACCAGGAGGTGGCCAGGAAACTGTGGGATATTAGTGAAGTCATGGTGGGCATCACAATGTAA